In Gambusia affinis linkage group LG08, SWU_Gaff_1.0, whole genome shotgun sequence, a single window of DNA contains:
- the ska1 gene encoding spindle and kinetochore-associated protein 1 isoform X1, with the protein MSVLFGSVWCVTMADLEEICQHFQNKLSSLQCILDLSAADLPQQKIKKLGQEVLGLGRILEEFEKRVDQQKEQLKQLKELEKLFQNDLESVQHMKDNFPAHIPKRKSPVKDNKPADDQPAQAEKTKKISRNLVKEMDYITTQEYESIPHYMKGRVSYEQLNAVVEGINTAVAAKYRILCQPLKALNNHSRKLQQRFKVQETKDTKGQFFVVDEDIREFTQMKVDKRFQGILNMLRQCQRLREVRGGGLVRYMLM; encoded by the exons atgtctgttttatttggaagtgtgtggtgtgt GACAATGGCTGACCTGGAAGAAATCTGCCAACACTTTCAGAATAAACTCTCATCCTTGCAGTGCATTCTGGATCTGTCTGCTGCTG ACTTGCCCCAGCAGAAGATAAAGAAACTGGGACAAGAAGTATTGGGACTTGGAAGAATTCTGGAGGAGTTTGAAAAACGTGTCGACCAGCAGAAAGAGCAACTAAAGCAGTTAAAG GAACTTGAGAAGTTATTTCAAAATGATCTGGAGAGTGTTCAGCACATGAAGGACAACTTTCCCGCACACAttcctaaaagaaaaagtcCAGTCAA GGACAACAAACCAGCCGATGATCAGCCAGCCCAGGCCGAAAAGACTAAGAAGATCAGCAGGAACTTAGTGAAAGAGATGGATTATATCACTACACAGGAATATGAGAGCATCCCTCA ttacaTGAAAGGACGTGTTTCATATGAGCAGCTCAATGCTGTGGTGGAAGGCATCAACACTGCTGTAGCAGCCAAGTACAGGATCCTCTGTCAGCCACTGAAGGCTCTTAATAATCATTCACGCAAGTTGCAGCAGCGCTTCAAGGTCCAGGAAACCAAAGATACAAAAG GACAGTTTTTTGTCGTGGACGAGGACATACGTGAGTTCACCCAGATGAAAGTGGACAAACGCTTTCAGGGGATCCTGAACATGCTGCGACAATGTCAGCGTCTCCGTGAGGTCAGAGGGGGCGGACTGGTCCGTTACATGTTGATGTGA
- the ska1 gene encoding spindle and kinetochore-associated protein 1 isoform X2, with protein MADLEEICQHFQNKLSSLQCILDLSAADLPQQKIKKLGQEVLGLGRILEEFEKRVDQQKEQLKQLKELEKLFQNDLESVQHMKDNFPAHIPKRKSPVKDNKPADDQPAQAEKTKKISRNLVKEMDYITTQEYESIPHYMKGRVSYEQLNAVVEGINTAVAAKYRILCQPLKALNNHSRKLQQRFKVQETKDTKGQFFVVDEDIREFTQMKVDKRFQGILNMLRQCQRLREVRGGGLVRYMLM; from the exons ATGGCTGACCTGGAAGAAATCTGCCAACACTTTCAGAATAAACTCTCATCCTTGCAGTGCATTCTGGATCTGTCTGCTGCTG ACTTGCCCCAGCAGAAGATAAAGAAACTGGGACAAGAAGTATTGGGACTTGGAAGAATTCTGGAGGAGTTTGAAAAACGTGTCGACCAGCAGAAAGAGCAACTAAAGCAGTTAAAG GAACTTGAGAAGTTATTTCAAAATGATCTGGAGAGTGTTCAGCACATGAAGGACAACTTTCCCGCACACAttcctaaaagaaaaagtcCAGTCAA GGACAACAAACCAGCCGATGATCAGCCAGCCCAGGCCGAAAAGACTAAGAAGATCAGCAGGAACTTAGTGAAAGAGATGGATTATATCACTACACAGGAATATGAGAGCATCCCTCA ttacaTGAAAGGACGTGTTTCATATGAGCAGCTCAATGCTGTGGTGGAAGGCATCAACACTGCTGTAGCAGCCAAGTACAGGATCCTCTGTCAGCCACTGAAGGCTCTTAATAATCATTCACGCAAGTTGCAGCAGCGCTTCAAGGTCCAGGAAACCAAAGATACAAAAG GACAGTTTTTTGTCGTGGACGAGGACATACGTGAGTTCACCCAGATGAAAGTGGACAAACGCTTTCAGGGGATCCTGAACATGCTGCGACAATGTCAGCGTCTCCGTGAGGTCAGAGGGGGCGGACTGGTCCGTTACATGTTGATGTGA